AAGGCCTCGCCCCGCTTGTTGTAGTTCGTGAACATGTCCATCGAGGCGCAGGCGGGGGCGAGCAGGACCGTGTCCCCCGGGGCGGCGAGCCGGGCCGCCTCGCGGACCGCCTCGGACATCGCCCCAGTGTCGGTCCGGTCGAGGTCCACCACCGGGACCTCCGGGGCGTGTCGCGCCAGGGCTTCGCGGATCAGGGCGCGGTCGGCGCCGATCAGGACGGCTCCGCGCAGGCGCTTGGCCGACCGCTGGACGAGCTCGTCGAAGGTCGCGCCCTTGGCGAGGCCGCCGGCGATCCAGACGATCGGGTCGTAGGCGGCCAACGAGGCTTCCGCGGCGTGGGTGTTGGTGGCCTTGGAGTCGTCGACGTACGTGACTCCCTGGACCTCCTCGACCAGTTCGATGCGGTGCGGGTCGGGCCGGAAGGCCTTGAGCCCGTCCCGTACGGCCTTCGCCTCGACGCCGAAGGCCCGCGCGAGGGCGGCGGCGGCAAGGGCGTTGGCGATGTTGTGCGGGGCCGGGGGCTGGACGTCGGAGACCTCGGCGAGCTCCTGGGCGTTCTTCTGCCGGTTCTCGACGAAGGCCCGGTCGACGAGGATGCCCTCGACGACGCCGAGCTGGGAGGGGCCGGGGGTGCCGAGGGTGAAGCCGATCGCGCGGCAGCCCTCCTCGACGTCGGCCTCGCGCACCAGGTCCTCGGTCACCTGGTCGGCGACGTTGTAGACGCAGGCGACCTGATTGCCCTCGTAGATGCGGCCCTTGTCGGCGGCGTACGCCTCCATGGAGCCGTGCCAGTCGAGGTGGTCGGGCGCCAGGTTGAGCACGGCGGCCGAGTGGGCGCGGACGGAGGGCGCCCAGTGCAGCTGGTAGCTGGAGAGCTCGACGGCGAGCACGTCGTACCGCTCCTCGCCGAGGACGGCGTCGAGGAGCGAGACGCCGATGTTGCCGACGGCGGCGGTCCGCAGGCCGGCGGCCTCCAGGATCGAGGCGAGCATCCGCACGGTCGTGGTCTTGCCGTTGGTGCCGGTGACCGCGAGCCAGGGGGCCGCGTCCGGGCCGCGGAGGCGCCAGGCCAGCTCGACGTCGCCCCAGATCTCCACGCCCGCCTCGGCGGCGGCCGTGAAGAGGGGCTTGTCGGGCCGCCAGCCGGGGGTGGTGACGATCAGCTCGGTGCCGGCCGGCAGGGTCGCCCCGTCGCCGAGGCGGACGGTGATGCCCTCCGCCTCGAGCTCGGCGGCCTGCGCCCGGGAGCGCTCGTCGTCGCCGTCGTTGACGACGGTCACGACGGCGCCCAGGCCGTGCAGCACCCGCGCGGCCGGGATGCCGGAGATCCCGAGCCCCGCGACGGTGACCTTCTTGCCGTTCCAGTCGAGCTGTTCCGTCACTTTTCGGCTGCCCATCCCGCGTAGAAGATGCCCAGGCCCACGATCACGCACATGCCCTGGATGATCCAGAACCGGACGACGACCAGGACCTCGGACCACCCCTTGAGTTCGAAGTGGTGCTGGAGGGGGGCCATCCGGAAGACGCGCTTGCCGGTCAGCTTGAACGAGCCGACCTGGATGACCACGGACATCGTGATCAGCACGAACAGGCCGCCGAGCAGCGCGAGGAGGAGCTCCGTACGGGAGCAGATGGCGAGACCGGCCAGCGCGCCGCCGAGGGCCAGCGAGCCGGTGTCACCCATGAAGATCTTGGCGGGCGAGGTGTTCCACCACAGGAAGCCGAAGCAGGCGCCCATGAGGGCGGAGGCGACGACCGCGAGGTCGAGCGGGTCGCGCACCTCGAAGCAGGCGTTGGGGTTGGTCAGCGTGATCGCGTTGGCACAGGACTCCTGGAACTGCCAGAGCCCGATGAAGGTGTACGCGCCGAAGACCATCACCGAGGCGCCGGTGGCCAGACCGTCGAGGCCGTCCGTCAGGTTCACGCCGTTGGACATGGCCAGGATCATGAAGAGCGCCCAGACCACGAAGAGCACCGGGCCGATGGACCAGCCGAAGTCCGTGATGAAGGAGAGCTTCTCGGAGGCCGGGGTGTTGCCGCGCAGGTCCGCGAACTGCAGCGCGAGCACGGCGAAGGCGATGCCGACGATCAGCTGGCCGGCCATCTTCGCCTTGGCGCGCAGGCCGAGCGAACGCTGCTTGACGATCTTGATGTAGTCGTCGAGGAAGCCGACCAGGCCCATGCCGGCCATGAGGAACAGCACCAGGACGCCCGAGTACGTCGGGTCCTCACCGGTGATGACC
The DNA window shown above is from Streptomyces vietnamensis and carries:
- the murD gene encoding UDP-N-acetylmuramoyl-L-alanine--D-glutamate ligase — protein: MGSRKVTEQLDWNGKKVTVAGLGISGIPAARVLHGLGAVVTVVNDGDDERSRAQAAELEAEGITVRLGDGATLPAGTELIVTTPGWRPDKPLFTAAAEAGVEIWGDVELAWRLRGPDAAPWLAVTGTNGKTTTVRMLASILEAAGLRTAAVGNIGVSLLDAVLGEERYDVLAVELSSYQLHWAPSVRAHSAAVLNLAPDHLDWHGSMEAYAADKGRIYEGNQVACVYNVADQVTEDLVREADVEEGCRAIGFTLGTPGPSQLGVVEGILVDRAFVENRQKNAQELAEVSDVQPPAPHNIANALAAAALARAFGVEAKAVRDGLKAFRPDPHRIELVEEVQGVTYVDDSKATNTHAAEASLAAYDPIVWIAGGLAKGATFDELVQRSAKRLRGAVLIGADRALIREALARHAPEVPVVDLDRTDTGAMSEAVREAARLAAPGDTVLLAPACASMDMFTNYNKRGEAFADAVRALAATGDA
- the mraY gene encoding phospho-N-acetylmuramoyl-pentapeptide-transferase codes for the protein MRQILFAGAIGLFLTLIGTPLLIKLLARKGYGQFIRDDGPRGHAGKKGTPTMGGISFILATLIAYALAKVITGEDPTYSGVLVLFLMAGMGLVGFLDDYIKIVKQRSLGLRAKAKMAGQLIVGIAFAVLALQFADLRGNTPASEKLSFITDFGWSIGPVLFVVWALFMILAMSNGVNLTDGLDGLATGASVMVFGAYTFIGLWQFQESCANAITLTNPNACFEVRDPLDLAVVASALMGACFGFLWWNTSPAKIFMGDTGSLALGGALAGLAICSRTELLLALLGGLFVLITMSVVIQVGSFKLTGKRVFRMAPLQHHFELKGWSEVLVVVRFWIIQGMCVIVGLGIFYAGWAAEK